A genomic window from Cyprinus carpio isolate SPL01 chromosome B9, ASM1834038v1, whole genome shotgun sequence includes:
- the LOC109052329 gene encoding very-long-chain (3R)-3-hydroxyacyl-CoA dehydratase 2-like — protein MSAPAMGTSKTAHTDSSHKKKKGPGTLAIAYLVIYNVVMTAGWLVIAVGLVRAYLARGSYHGLYYSIEKPLKFFQTGALLEILHCAVGIVPSSVVLTGFQVMSRVFLTWAVTHSVREVQSEDSVLLFVVAWTVTEIIRYSFYTFSLLNHLPYLIKWARYTFFIVLYPMGVAGELLTIYAALPYVQKTGLYSITLPNKYNFSFDYHSFLILVMVSYIPLFPQLYFHMMRQRKKVLGHVEEYSKVE, from the exons ATGTCGGCACCTGCCATGGGGACCAGCAAAACAGCGCACACTGATTCCAGTCACAAGAAGAAAAAGGGACCCGGCACGCTGGCCATCGCATATCTGGTCATTTACAACGTGGTTATGACAGCGGG atgGCTGGTCATTGCTGTTGGTCTGGTTCGAGCTTACCTTGCCAGGGGAAGTTACCATGGTCTTTATTACTCAATAGAAAAGCCCCTAAAATTCTTTCAGACTGGTGCCCTTCTTGAG ATATTGCATTGTGCCGTGG GAATTGTTCCCTCCTCTGTGGTCCTGACTGGGTTCCAAGTGATGTCACGAGTATTCCTTACCTGGGCAGTGACACACAGCGTTAGAGAA GTCCAAAGCGAAGACAGTGTTCTCCTCTTTGTGGTGGCCTGGACAGTCACGGAGATCATCCGTTACTCTTTCTACACCTTCAGCCTGCTCAACCATCTGCCTTACCTCATCAAATGGGCAAG gTACACGTTTTTTATCGTGCTGTACCCCATGGGAGTGGCAGGGGAACTTTTGACCATCTACGCTGCGTTGCCATATGTGCAGAAAACAGGGCTGTACTCCATCACCTTGCCTAACAAGTACAACTTCTCCTTCGACTACCACAGCTTCCTCATCCTCGTCATGGTCTCCTACATCCCAC TATTCCCTCAACTCTACTTCCACATGATGCGCCAGAGGAAGAAAGTTCTGGGTCACGT